A window from Anser cygnoides isolate HZ-2024a breed goose chromosome 1, Taihu_goose_T2T_genome, whole genome shotgun sequence encodes these proteins:
- the METTL16 gene encoding RNA N6-adenosine-methyltransferase METTL16 isoform X1, translating into MSLNKSMHARNRYKDKPPDFAYLAGKHPEFRQHVQTTLSGRVSLNFKDPEAVRALTCTLLKEDFGLTIDIPLERLIPTVPLRLNYIHWVEDLIGHQGADKGVLRRGIDIGTGMRRSGTGASCIYPLLGSTLNGWYFLATEVDDMCFNYAKKNVEQNNLSDLIKVVKVPQKTLLMDALKEESEIIYDFCMCNPPFFANQLEAKGVNSRNPRRPPPSSVNTGGITEIMAEGGELEFVKRIIHDSLQLKKRLRWYSCMLGKKCSLAPLKEELRIQGVPKVTHTEFCQGRTMRWALAWSFYDDVQVPSPPSKRRKLEKPRKPITFTVLASTVKELSTKAAAMGWDAVEAIAVVRAWVEKILADLKVQHKRVPCGKDEVSLFVTAIENSWIHLRRKKRERVRQLRELPRASEDVLQAMEEEKNGQKSVSNSSDCEKPKTEDSETGFMAPDEDVHLTAGDKLTEESADKEEHSEHVEEEETEAKQAEASCNKGSSNAKEELQPSEEAGNPAVEKGQSPKETSRCFLFKCLMNVKKEGNDVLVEMHWVEGQNRDLMNQLCTYLRNQILRLVAG; encoded by the exons ATGTCCCTCAACAAGTCGATGCACGCTCGCAACCGGTACAAGGACAAGCCGCCCGACTTCGCGTACCTGGCCGGCAAGCACCCCGAGTTCCGGCAGCACGTACAGACCACCCTCTCCGGCAGGGTGAG CCTGAACTTCAAGGACCCCGAGGCGGTGAGGGCTCTGACGTGCACCCTGCTGAAGGAGGACTTCGGGCTGACGATTGACATCCCCTTGGAGAGGCTGATCCCCACCGTGCCCCTCAGGCTGAACTACATCCACTGGGTGGAGGACCTCATCGGCCATCAGGGCGCTGACAAGGGCGTGCTGAGGCGGGGGATCGACATAGGTACTGGCATGAGGCGCAGCG GGACAGGGGCATCTTGCATATACCCATTGCTTGGATCAACTTTGAATGGCTGGTATTTTCTTGCAACAGAAGTGGATGATATGTGCTTCAATTATGCCAAGAAGAACGTGGAACAGAATAACTTGTCTGATCTTATAAAAG TGGTTAAAGTACCACAGAAAACTCTTCTAATGGATGCACTGAAAGAAGAATCTGAGATCATTTATGATTTCTGCATGTGCAATCCCCCCTTTTTTGCCAACCAGCTGGAAGCGAAG GGAGTAAATTCTCGAAATCCGCGGCGTCCTCCTCCAAGTTCTGTAAATACAGGAGGGATTACAGAAATCATGGCCGAGGGGGGAGAGCTGGAATTTGTCAAAAGAATTATTCATGATAGCCTACAACTGAAAAAGAGGTTACG ATGGTACAGTTGTATGCtgggaaagaaatgcagtttaGCACCATTGAAAGAGGAACTTCGAATCCAGGGG GTTCCTAAAGTTACTCACACTGAGTTCTGTCAAGGACGCACCATGAGATGGGCACTGGCATGGAGTTTCTATGATGACGTACAAGTACCT tcACCTCCctctaaaagaagaaaattagaaaaaccTCGGAAACCAATTACATTTACGGTCTTGGCTTCTACAGTCAAAGAGTTATCCACCAAAGCTGCAGCTATGGGCTGGGATGCTGTAGAAGCCATTGCTGTTGTTAGAGCCTGGGTAGAGAAGATTCTTGCTGATCTGAAG GTTCAGCATAAGCGTGTTCCCTGTGGAAAAGATGAAGTTAGCCTGTTTGTGACTGCAATTGAAAACTCCTGGATTCATTTGAGGAGAAAGAAACGAGAGAGAGTAAGGCAATTACGAGAACTTCCTCGAGCTTCTGAAGATGTTCTTCAAgcaatggaagaggaaaaaaacggCCAGAAAAGTGTGAGCAACAGTTCAGACTGTGAAAAACCCAAGACTGAAGACTCTGAAACAGGGTTTATGGCACCTGATGAGGATGTCCACTTGACCGCAGGTGACAAGCTTACGGAAGAATCTGCTGACAAAGAAGAACATAGTGAGcatgtggaggaggaggagacagaagCAAAGCAGGCGGAAGCGTCATGTAACAAAGGTTCCAGTAATGCAAAGGAGGAACTTCAGCCTTCGGAGGAAGCTGGCAATCCAGCAGTTGAAAAAGGGCAGAGTCCCAAAGAAACTAgtagatgttttctttttaagtgtttaatgaatgtgaagaaagaaggaaatgatgTATTAGTAGAAATGCACTGGGTTGAAGGACAGAACAGAGACTTGATGAACCAGCTGTGCACATACTTAAGGAACCAAATTCTTCGACTAGTTGCTGGTTAG
- the TNFRSF1A gene encoding tumor necrosis factor receptor superfamily member 1A isoform X2 — protein sequence MLMEESVEIAPVPYTVQARRVALDRRDPFHPLRREKRQVHCQLGQYLHPRETHCCMRCHAGTYKAKDCERPDQAPVCLPCANGTFTAVDNTMSKCFQCTQCRTDLQQIVETPCTPKEDTVCGCRKNQYQIGQADLFYCRNCSSCPNGIIANCSKNRNAICRCKPMFFLSLDNICKPCNSCSGEECLQCHSPVTTSPNSSGLNGSLVLGIIVAIFGVISVLYIVNKIVKLVQENGIASSFYSCVSSLQTSKEPVSEVEVKRSAISILPEAQKETELLVNAMPPSAPLPQSSHELPDCVRPARKTQLPDNPAILYTVVDHVPPSRWKEFVRRLGLSDYDLERIELEHRRLRDAQYEMLRLWKLQMGYAATVERISCVLNQMELSGCSEAIQEALLNQNSPQTCSLHSHL from the exons ATGTTGATGGAGGAATCTGTAGAAATTGCTCCAGTGCCATATACGGTGCAAGCCCGCCGGGTCGCTTTGGATAGAAGAGATCCCTTTCACCCCTTGAGGAGGGAAAAGAGGCAGGTGCACTGTCAACTTGGACAATACCTACATCCCAGAGAGACTCACTGCTGCATGAGGTGCCATGCAG GTACCTACAAGGCAAAAGACTGTGAACGGCCTGACCAGGCACCTGTCTGTCTTCCATGTGCTAATGGCACATTCACAGCTGTCGACAACACCATGTCTAAATGCTTCCAGTGTACACAGTGTCGTACAG acCTCCAGCAGATAGTAGAGACCCCATGCACCCCAAAGGAAGATACTGTATGTGGCTGTCGGAAGAATCAATATCAGATTGGCCAGGCTGATCTCTTCTACTGTAGGAACTGCAGCTCGTGCCCCAATGGGATTATTGCGAACT gtTCAAAGAACAGAAACGCGATTTGCAGGTGTAAGCCTATGTTCTTCCTGTCACTTGATAACATTTGCAAGCCTTGCAATAG CTGCTCTGGAGAAGAATGCTTGCAATGTCACAGCCCAGTGACTACCTCACCAAATTCATCTGGGCTGA ATGGGAGCCTTGTCCTTGGCATCATTGTTGCAATATTTGGAGTTATCTCTGTCCTCTACATTGTAAATAAAATAGTGAAGCTGGTTCAGGAAAATGGGATAGCCTCTTCTTTCTACTCCTGTG tttcttcactgcagaCAAGCAAGGAGCCAGTATCTGAG GTTGAGGTTAAAAGGAGTGCAATTTCTATCCTTCCTGAGGcccagaaggaaacagaattGTTAGTGAATGCAATGCCACCATCTGCACCTCTGCCACAAAGTTCACATGAGCTACCAGACTGTGTCAGACCTGCCAGGAAGACGCAGCTACCAGACA atCCTGCTATTCTCTACACCGTGGTGGATCACGTACCGCCATCTCGGTGGAAAGAGTTTGTGAGGCGTCTGGGTCTGAGTGACTATGATCTAGAACGAATTGAGTTGGAGCATCGGCGTTTACGAGATGCCCAATATGAAATGCTCAGACTGTGGAAACTTCAGATGGGCTATGCTGCAACTGTGGAGCGTATCAGCTGTGTTCTCAACCAGATGGAGCTGAGTGGCTGCAGTGAAGCTATTCAGGAGGCTTTGCTAAACCAGAACTCTCCTCAAACTTGCAGCCTCCACAGCCATCTTTGA
- the METTL16 gene encoding RNA N6-adenosine-methyltransferase METTL16 isoform X2 — protein sequence MSLNKSMHARNRYKDKPPDFAYLAGKHPEFRQHVQTTLSGRVSLNFKDPEAVRALTCTLLKEDFGLTIDIPLERLIPTVPLRLNYIHWVEDLIGHQGADKGVLRRGIDIGTGASCIYPLLGSTLNGWYFLATEVDDMCFNYAKKNVEQNNLSDLIKVVKVPQKTLLMDALKEESEIIYDFCMCNPPFFANQLEAKGVNSRNPRRPPPSSVNTGGITEIMAEGGELEFVKRIIHDSLQLKKRLRWYSCMLGKKCSLAPLKEELRIQGVPKVTHTEFCQGRTMRWALAWSFYDDVQVPSPPSKRRKLEKPRKPITFTVLASTVKELSTKAAAMGWDAVEAIAVVRAWVEKILADLKVQHKRVPCGKDEVSLFVTAIENSWIHLRRKKRERVRQLRELPRASEDVLQAMEEEKNGQKSVSNSSDCEKPKTEDSETGFMAPDEDVHLTAGDKLTEESADKEEHSEHVEEEETEAKQAEASCNKGSSNAKEELQPSEEAGNPAVEKGQSPKETSRCFLFKCLMNVKKEGNDVLVEMHWVEGQNRDLMNQLCTYLRNQILRLVAG from the exons ATGTCCCTCAACAAGTCGATGCACGCTCGCAACCGGTACAAGGACAAGCCGCCCGACTTCGCGTACCTGGCCGGCAAGCACCCCGAGTTCCGGCAGCACGTACAGACCACCCTCTCCGGCAGGGTGAG CCTGAACTTCAAGGACCCCGAGGCGGTGAGGGCTCTGACGTGCACCCTGCTGAAGGAGGACTTCGGGCTGACGATTGACATCCCCTTGGAGAGGCTGATCCCCACCGTGCCCCTCAGGCTGAACTACATCCACTGGGTGGAGGACCTCATCGGCCATCAGGGCGCTGACAAGGGCGTGCTGAGGCGGGGGATCGACATAG GGACAGGGGCATCTTGCATATACCCATTGCTTGGATCAACTTTGAATGGCTGGTATTTTCTTGCAACAGAAGTGGATGATATGTGCTTCAATTATGCCAAGAAGAACGTGGAACAGAATAACTTGTCTGATCTTATAAAAG TGGTTAAAGTACCACAGAAAACTCTTCTAATGGATGCACTGAAAGAAGAATCTGAGATCATTTATGATTTCTGCATGTGCAATCCCCCCTTTTTTGCCAACCAGCTGGAAGCGAAG GGAGTAAATTCTCGAAATCCGCGGCGTCCTCCTCCAAGTTCTGTAAATACAGGAGGGATTACAGAAATCATGGCCGAGGGGGGAGAGCTGGAATTTGTCAAAAGAATTATTCATGATAGCCTACAACTGAAAAAGAGGTTACG ATGGTACAGTTGTATGCtgggaaagaaatgcagtttaGCACCATTGAAAGAGGAACTTCGAATCCAGGGG GTTCCTAAAGTTACTCACACTGAGTTCTGTCAAGGACGCACCATGAGATGGGCACTGGCATGGAGTTTCTATGATGACGTACAAGTACCT tcACCTCCctctaaaagaagaaaattagaaaaaccTCGGAAACCAATTACATTTACGGTCTTGGCTTCTACAGTCAAAGAGTTATCCACCAAAGCTGCAGCTATGGGCTGGGATGCTGTAGAAGCCATTGCTGTTGTTAGAGCCTGGGTAGAGAAGATTCTTGCTGATCTGAAG GTTCAGCATAAGCGTGTTCCCTGTGGAAAAGATGAAGTTAGCCTGTTTGTGACTGCAATTGAAAACTCCTGGATTCATTTGAGGAGAAAGAAACGAGAGAGAGTAAGGCAATTACGAGAACTTCCTCGAGCTTCTGAAGATGTTCTTCAAgcaatggaagaggaaaaaaacggCCAGAAAAGTGTGAGCAACAGTTCAGACTGTGAAAAACCCAAGACTGAAGACTCTGAAACAGGGTTTATGGCACCTGATGAGGATGTCCACTTGACCGCAGGTGACAAGCTTACGGAAGAATCTGCTGACAAAGAAGAACATAGTGAGcatgtggaggaggaggagacagaagCAAAGCAGGCGGAAGCGTCATGTAACAAAGGTTCCAGTAATGCAAAGGAGGAACTTCAGCCTTCGGAGGAAGCTGGCAATCCAGCAGTTGAAAAAGGGCAGAGTCCCAAAGAAACTAgtagatgttttctttttaagtgtttaatgaatgtgaagaaagaaggaaatgatgTATTAGTAGAAATGCACTGGGTTGAAGGACAGAACAGAGACTTGATGAACCAGCTGTGCACATACTTAAGGAACCAAATTCTTCGACTAGTTGCTGGTTAG
- the TNFRSF1A gene encoding tumor necrosis factor receptor superfamily member 1A isoform X1, whose product MPGAALPRSSLCTVILTFVCMLMEESVEIAPVPYTVQARRVALDRRDPFHPLRREKRQVHCQLGQYLHPRETHCCMRCHAGTYKAKDCERPDQAPVCLPCANGTFTAVDNTMSKCFQCTQCRTDLQQIVETPCTPKEDTVCGCRKNQYQIGQADLFYCRNCSSCPNGIIANCSKNRNAICRCKPMFFLSLDNICKPCNSCSGEECLQCHSPVTTSPNSSGLNGSLVLGIIVAIFGVISVLYIVNKIVKLVQENGIASSFYSCVSSLQTSKEPVSEVEVKRSAISILPEAQKETELLVNAMPPSAPLPQSSHELPDCVRPARKTQLPDNPAILYTVVDHVPPSRWKEFVRRLGLSDYDLERIELEHRRLRDAQYEMLRLWKLQMGYAATVERISCVLNQMELSGCSEAIQEALLNQNSPQTCSLHSHL is encoded by the exons ATGCCcggcgcggcgctgccccgcAGCTCGCTATGCACG GTAATCTTAACGTTTGTCTGTATGTTGATGGAGGAATCTGTAGAAATTGCTCCAGTGCCATATACGGTGCAAGCCCGCCGGGTCGCTTTGGATAGAAGAGATCCCTTTCACCCCTTGAGGAGGGAAAAGAGGCAGGTGCACTGTCAACTTGGACAATACCTACATCCCAGAGAGACTCACTGCTGCATGAGGTGCCATGCAG GTACCTACAAGGCAAAAGACTGTGAACGGCCTGACCAGGCACCTGTCTGTCTTCCATGTGCTAATGGCACATTCACAGCTGTCGACAACACCATGTCTAAATGCTTCCAGTGTACACAGTGTCGTACAG acCTCCAGCAGATAGTAGAGACCCCATGCACCCCAAAGGAAGATACTGTATGTGGCTGTCGGAAGAATCAATATCAGATTGGCCAGGCTGATCTCTTCTACTGTAGGAACTGCAGCTCGTGCCCCAATGGGATTATTGCGAACT gtTCAAAGAACAGAAACGCGATTTGCAGGTGTAAGCCTATGTTCTTCCTGTCACTTGATAACATTTGCAAGCCTTGCAATAG CTGCTCTGGAGAAGAATGCTTGCAATGTCACAGCCCAGTGACTACCTCACCAAATTCATCTGGGCTGA ATGGGAGCCTTGTCCTTGGCATCATTGTTGCAATATTTGGAGTTATCTCTGTCCTCTACATTGTAAATAAAATAGTGAAGCTGGTTCAGGAAAATGGGATAGCCTCTTCTTTCTACTCCTGTG tttcttcactgcagaCAAGCAAGGAGCCAGTATCTGAG GTTGAGGTTAAAAGGAGTGCAATTTCTATCCTTCCTGAGGcccagaaggaaacagaattGTTAGTGAATGCAATGCCACCATCTGCACCTCTGCCACAAAGTTCACATGAGCTACCAGACTGTGTCAGACCTGCCAGGAAGACGCAGCTACCAGACA atCCTGCTATTCTCTACACCGTGGTGGATCACGTACCGCCATCTCGGTGGAAAGAGTTTGTGAGGCGTCTGGGTCTGAGTGACTATGATCTAGAACGAATTGAGTTGGAGCATCGGCGTTTACGAGATGCCCAATATGAAATGCTCAGACTGTGGAAACTTCAGATGGGCTATGCTGCAACTGTGGAGCGTATCAGCTGTGTTCTCAACCAGATGGAGCTGAGTGGCTGCAGTGAAGCTATTCAGGAGGCTTTGCTAAACCAGAACTCTCCTCAAACTTGCAGCCTCCACAGCCATCTTTGA